Genomic window (Vigna radiata var. radiata cultivar VC1973A chromosome 1, Vradiata_ver6, whole genome shotgun sequence):
CTGATCAGCTCTACGTTGACTTCTATATTGGGGTGGGCTGAGAAAAGGCTCCTTGCATATCATGAAACTTATGACCGGGGTAATGTTGAAACCATGCAGGGCATAGTCTCTTTAGGGGTAGCCACAACTAAGATTTTGGTTGAGGATATATCCAATGAGTATTGTCGGAGGAGAAGAAATGATGTCAATGTGGCACATGAAATAATTGAAACCTACATCAGGTCATCACTACGCACTACTTTTGCCCAGGCAAGTTCATCTGTTAGCTGTTGCTTTGTCCATTCAGTTAAAGGTGAATGACATGGGGGTTATCATCTACTTTGATTGCATTAGTGCTTGAAGAGGGAGATAGGGGTGGGGGCGGGCGTGCGGGGGTGGGAGACAACTCTTTAACTCACAGGTTTGTTGCGTATGAAAATATAACGTACACACATTTTACAGGGTCTATAATGATGAATCATCTATTATTGAGTAATTTGATGAGTTGATGCAACAAATCATGCCAACGACAATTCTGTGGCGGTTATGGGCTTCGGCAAAGGTTTTGGGGAAAGGGACTTTTGGGACGACGACGGTTCTTGAGGCAGGATTGATGGTGGCGGTGAAGAGGTTGAAGGATGAGAAGGCGTTTAAGGAGAAGATTGAGGTAGAGGGAAggagagagaggaagaaaagCTGCGAAAATTTATTCggtgtcaaaaaaaaaaagtggcaCACCACCATTAGTCATGTCAGTTGTTTTTTAATGTCAttagttttggaggacgaaAAGTTATAGTTTGTTTAAGAAGAATGATCAAagtgtaccttactttgaaagatggattaaaaacaaattcacGTAATAGtttagggattaaaaacatatttaaccctaatgtTTTCAGAAAAATTTGTAGGTAAGAAAGACTTTTCTAGTAGTgatataggaaaataaaatttttatcatttattaatattatctaaAAGTTTATATCTACAAAAGATTTTATAGTAANNNNNNNNNNNNNNNNNNNNNNNNNNNNNNNNNNNNNNNNNNNNNNNNNNNNNNNNNNNNNNNNNNNNNNNNNNNNNNNNNNNNNNNNNNNNNNNNNNNNNNNNNNNNNNNNNNNNNNNNNNNNNNNNNNNNNNNNNNNNNNNNNNNNNNNNNNNNNNNNNNNNNNNNNNNNNNNNNNNNNNNNNNNNNNNNNNNNNNNNNNNNNNNNNNNNNNNNNNNNNNNNNNNNNNNNNNNNNNNNNNNNNNNNNNNNNNNNNNNNNNNNNNNNNNNNNNNNNNNNNNNNNNNNNNNNNNNNNNNNNNNNNNNNNNNNNNNNNNNNNNNNNNNNNNNNNNNNNNNNNNNNNNNNNNNNNNNNNNNNNNNNNNNNNNNNNNNNNNNNNNNNNNNNNNNNNNNNNNNNNNNNNNNNNNNNNNNNNNNNNNNNNNNNNNNNNNNNNNNNNNNNNNNNNNNNNNNNNNNNNNNNNNNNNNNNNNNNNNNNNNNNNNNNNNNNNNNttttattcataaaattccAAATTCTCTTATTAACTTGTGTTGAAGAGTATTTTGTAGGTGGATTTTGTCTTGTAAGGAGTACATCAAGATTCTTCAGTCTACTCAGTTATTACCGCTTATTCGAAGGTTCATACTCCAGATCCCAACCTCAAGCTCTTTATTGGGATAAACTCTCATTTCGTTTAAACCTCAATTAAATGGCTTATGTTCCTACTACGTTCAATAGTTTCAAATCGTTAGGGATCAAGACCtaagacaatttaaatatttcttacaCACTTTGAAACACCTTTTAAGGAAAAATAGTGATGAAGCACAAACTCTAAAACAGACAATATTTCAGACGAGGAGTGATTGACCTTAAAAATGTCACCCAAGAGACTTAGATGTTTTAAAGATTATGttgtttacaataaaaaaatataaaatatgtaagtactaatatcattttttaaattgaatttacataaattcaaatatatgaaaCAAATCTATGAAGCAATTATTTGTGtgtaagaaagaaaatatttcagtGTTGAATTAACGTagatagattatttttaattattatcatttttgtttggaaatattaatataatttaatttaggtaGAATAAAACgatggattttttttctaactaaGAGATTAACCATTTAAATAACACttaagtaaagaaaaagaaaaacaatacgCACATTTcacttttaacattttaattctagtaataaagaaaaaatctcGTTTATTGATTAAAGTTGATGATGTTTTTCGGACAAAATTTTTTGTAACTCTCACACCTAAGTACATAAAGAAAATGGATAACTTGAATAAGCTATGATAGCTATGGAAACCTTTCAAGGATCTAAACGCTAATTTCTTGAGCACATGCACCATCTTCGAATCCTAATACTCTTCCTCTTGCTTGGCATGTCGAGATCTAGCCATTAATGAAAACTACCCATGTTGAGGCTGGACATCTTggcttcatcttcttttttgGGGTTTGGAAGTATAACAATTGCAAGTACGGCACTTATGGCGGCCGCTGCGGCTCCCAACACGAATGCCGGCAAGTTGCCACCACCAAACAAAGCATCCCATGGTCCACTGATTGCTGATacaatcatctgtgcaaatcaaatatataactGTTTATTAGGGTTCGTAGGTCCAAGGAACTTGTATATGTTGTATTCTAGGATAGTTGAAATAGTTATGACAGAATATAATTAGATGAGAATGTATGAAGTAAATGGATTCTAACCTGAGGAATCACAATTGAAACATTCAGAAGACCCAAAGATAATCCTGAAAGTTTTGAAGCAAACAAAAAggttacacatttttttatttaggctTAAACATTTACTAACAGCTTCGGTTcaccttaaaattaaaaaattaaagctaaaattaaaaaaaaaataaaaaaaaaaatggtaactTTGTATATACCTTGTCCTGCACCTGAGCTGTTAGAATAGATAGAAGCCAGAGCAAAGGGAACACTGTATGTAACCTGTATACAGAAAAAGTATTAATAATTGGatagaaattaaaagtattttttaaattgttgagAAAATCCTTAAAAGTTGTTTCAAAAGATAGAAAACTTACCGCAAGAGGAATACCAAGGACGCAGAAGAATGCTAAGGATCCTACTTTCACATCCATGGAAGGGTTTCCAATGAGAGCAGGGTTTTTGGCACGTTCTCGCTCAGCGACTCTTGTGATAAGCACAGTCGCTGCTAAGCAAATTGCTAGAATAACATTAACGATTGCCCACAACCACTTGACTCCACCAACCAAGCGACCCAATGGTTCTACACCCAAAGACGCCACAGCCAACACCACTGAATTCAACATGAGCCCCAAAGAACCAGCATGCACACCATTATCGTATGCCTTCTGACCCACATCACCGCCGTACACCTCACGACCCATCCAATCAGTGTCGAACAACACATAAGGGAACCACGCAATCCATGTGATAGCTGTCACTAGCATCAACATCCACATTGGCTTCTCAAGTTCTCTGAATGCAACACAACACTCTCCGTAGAAGCACGAAACTTGTGTCTGCCCATCTTCTATCTTCGACTCCTTAGGTGCCGGTGTGAACTTAGGGTCGTTCACGCAAGTGAGAACGGTAATGCacaaagcaagaagaagaatgattgagaagaagaagcaactCTTTAGGTTTGCACAGAATACGTTGCATGCCTCGGTTTGAGTGAAAGGGAAGATCTTGTGGAGATCGTTATAGGATCCTGCTGCATAGCCCAGGACGTTGCCCACGGCCatgaaaaatgagaagaatGCGTTGGCGGTTCTCGTTTTTTTTGGATCGCCGGCAGCCAAGTCACCAAGGAAGGCACGACATGGTCCCTGGAGCATGTTGTTGGCAACATCTAAGATCCAAAAGCCGACGACGAAGATGGCAACGGCTCGTGGACGGGTTGTCTTTGTTATGTCATCGCCGGCCATGTGTCCTATATCGGAAGCATAGCCAATAAGGATAATGGCGATTGCGACAGCTATTGCACCGGCAAGGATAAATGGACGGCGACGGCCAAAGGAAGATTGGCAATGGTCACTGCTGTAGCCTACAATAGGTTGAACTAGGAGGCCAGAGATGGGGCCACAAAGCCATATGAAGGAAGCCCAAACGTGTGGAACTCCTAGGGTTTGTACATATGGTGTGAGGAGGGAGAGTTGTAGAGCCCATCCAAATTGTATACCGGCGGCGATGGATGACACTGCCACCATTTTTCTCAGAGGACTCGGTTCTTGTTTTACTTGCTCCTCCATtattacaactttattaaagtattttattactttaaattacAATGCAACAACTCTTGCTCAACAAACATTAGTAACTATCACATTTATATACTGCttgttacttttaattttagaactacaaaaattttactttttttgttaCCTAAAGTTTCTAATCTTGAACTAGTCTCCtttcctatttttgtttttcaaatggACAGATAGAATAACATTTATGTTCAAGCCCATAATATCTCGATCTTGATGAATGTTGtaaatattctatttattatatattaatttgtttctaaaaaaattttttttggaattattacaattataacaaccctaattaaaattttacttttcttgcAACCAATAAAATTACCTAATGCATAGGTTTAGGTCTTTCTAATCTTGACCCAGTCTTTTTCCCTATTTCTGTTTTTCGATGGGTAGAAAGGATAACATTTATCTATGTTAAGGAGCACAATATGTCGATTACTGTATGTAAAAGTTctacttattatatattaatttgttgcTGGAACATAATGTTGCCCAtgattcttataataattttccatGACAATCATGATATAACATAATTTCACAAATCATAACAGTATGAAAAGCAAATATACTAATCATAATACAACTCACACACCTTAtacaatatttattacattGCTAGAATTGAGTTTATCTCATTTTACGTCTtattacaaaacataaaatttaaatagaatcaCTGGTGGAAAAATAGCTTTTTTATGACGAGTAAAATTGACTTATTATGACAGTAATTTGGCATCATAGGTCTGGGCGTTATAATAGGTTTGTGTATTTTATGACGGACCGAAaaatccatcataataggtccaatGTATTATGACAGATTTTTACTTATTAATCATAATATAGCGAATTTATTATGATGCACCTAGATTTACCTATCATAAAATGTAGTGTTTTATGACTAAGATTTTTTCATCGATTATGatatatacttttcaaaaataaacttttattacatacattgttcacctatcataaaaatttgttttgtaaaaaaaagaattcattattacatttgacatatccattcaatttacaattaatttcctgtattataatttcatcaatcaatttataatcaaaatataacatgaaatgaacatattcaattaaactaacataatgtgaaatccatttcaaacattaaattgtgtaataatattaaatccaaatataacatCAATCTACACTACATTAGCAAACAATGTTTTAAACCTTGGAATTATAGGAAGATACCACAACACCTTTGCTGGAACACCCTTCCTCACATCAAATTCGAAGTCACCATCTTTTTCCTTGTATCTTGATAACCTACAATGTGGACATTGATGTAACTTTTCATATTCCTTCCTATACAACACACAATCGTTCGGACAAACATGAATCTTTTTATACAccatacccattggacataatatcttcttcgcatcataattagATGTTGGCATCGTGTTACCTTCAGGGACAATGTCACTCACTAACTCAAGCAATTCGGTGAAACTCTTATCACTCCACCCATTTCTTGCCTTCAAATTTAACAGTTTTAATATTGCCGTCAATCGAGTGTACTTAATGCACCTCGAATACAAAGGTATTTATGCATCACTACACAAAGTTTCGTACATATGTGATTGTGCAAAGACATCATCTCCAACACCACGAATCATGTGCTCCAAGCCATCTTCCATAATGAAATCCACTTCTTCTGCTTCAGTTTCAGACACATGTGCTATTGGCACTTCTACTAATTCACCATGCCATGTCCATTTGGTGTAACTCTTTAGGATCCCATCACACAAAATATGCTCCTGTATTACTGCAATGGGTAGTCTCTGCTCATTCAAGCAATTAACACACGGACAATAAAATCTTCCATTATTATTGGGAACATTCCTCGTAGCAAATTCAATAAATTGTTTTACTCTCTCATATTCTTCCCTTGTTCGTTTAGAATTTATCCAACTTCGGTCCATATTAACATTTTATGGCAATGAACTGAaaccaacaaattttaaaatttttttatctaaaacaaattaaaaaaaaaagggaatatATAGTTGATCGCATGTGGCCACGTCGAAGTtcaactaaactaaaaaaagaaacaattaaattcACACATCGGTTATTTAAAAATggataaacaattttattttttaaagttgaaattatattattcatatctttattaatTTACGTGTATCACGGTAATTAAATAACCTTTAAAATGGATTTTGATTTAAATGTTGATTATTCATATCTACATGTTATATGATTCAAAACaatggattgattcaaaatcgttaaattgttgaaaaaaaaaaactaaaatctacATGTTATATGATTTAAAACAGTGAACATTGACCAACTTCAATTCTAACCTTTTAGAGGATGAGCCATCACTCTACTTTGACGTTCACCACAAAAACTCTTATGTGAATGTTAGATGCTTCCTTATGAGCTGAATTCTACATTATATGACCGTCACAAGATTCTAAAGATGGTCACAAAAGTCCTAAAAAGTCAAACAGATATAAAGAAGCATgatcaataaaattttgataacatgatagaaaattaaatttattaaaaatcttatattaactaaaaataagataaattaaatattattttataaattaattttataaaatttaaattatattaaagtattgCAGTGAAGATGCTTGATcatttaatgaattaataaaaaattaattaaagattatgACAAATCTCAATACTGTGAAAAGGATTTAATTCACATAAATATGTGATTTAGGAACAGACACAAAAGTATTGTCTCTTGATGGAATTGTTGGAACTTTTTGACTTTCTTTCTCAACCTTTGCAGAAGTTGTTgagaaaacaggtaggcttttgataacggtctaaaaatcgttatttttatgcttaaattttatatcaaaacacaccctttatagcttagaatgaacttagaattaagtaaaacatttagttgagtcacatgagagtcaaaagttgtttttagagatattatgcttgtttttgcattgttttgcagggttttgatgagaaattgaagatggaagtgaagtaggaaggactaAGACTCacgaaaagaggaaaaaaggaagaaatataAATGGTAAGTGTTGTTGaaggattggcaagtgtaccaaatcgtacaag
Coding sequences:
- the LOC106758720 gene encoding sucrose transport protein SUC8-like, with protein sequence MEEQVKQEPSPLRKMVAVSSIAAGIQFGWALQLSLLTPYVQTLGVPHVWASFIWLCGPISGLLVQPIVGYSSDHCQSSFGRRRPFILAGAIAVAIAIILIGYASDIGHMAGDDITKTTRPRAVAIFVVGFWILDVANNMLQGPCRAFLGDLAAGDPKKTRTANAFFSFFMAVGNVLGYAAGSYNDLHKIFPFTQTEACNVFCANLKSCFFFSIILLLALCITVLTCVNDPKFTPAPKESKIEDGQTQVSCFYGECCVAFRELEKPMWMLMLVTAITWIAWFPYVLFDTDWMGREVYGGDVGQKAYDNGVHAGSLGLMLNSVVLAVASLGVEPLGRLVGGVKWLWAIVNVILAICLAATVLITRVAERERAKNPALIGNPSMDVKVGSLAFFCVLGIPLAVTYSVPFALASIYSNSSGAGQGLSLGLLNVSIVIPQMIVSAISGPWDALFGGGNLPAFVLGAAAAAISAVLAIVILPNPKKEDEAKMSSLNMGSFH